The sequence TATATAAATTTAAAGTAGGTGATTATAAATGGATTGGAATATAGTTCAGTTACCAGTTGAAAATATATATGATAAATTGGATATTAGTTTTACACCCTTTTTCAAAGAGAATATTCAGTTATTTAAAGAGATTGGATATGAAAGAATTTTAGACATAGGATGTGGCTACGGTAAACATAGCATTTATCTTGCAGAAAATAATTTTAATGTAACTTCAATAGATATAAATGCACAGGCAATAGAATGGTTAAAGAGATATATAGATAGAAAATCTATAAGTAATATTACTTTAATACAAGCAGATATGAATAGTCTTCCGTTTCAAGATAATTATTTTGATACAGTGATTTGCACATCCGTACTTCATCATCAGGATTTTAAACAAATTGAAAATAGCATTTCTGAAATCTATAGGGTGTTAAGACGAAGAGGATACTTTTTATTTGACTTTCTATCAGTAGAAGATGACTCTTTTGGAATTGGAGAAGAGATAGAAAAAAATACATTTGTAGGTTCAAGAGAAGGAGAAGAAAATATACCTCACCATTATACTGATGTTATTGAATTAAATGAGTTGTTTAATAATTTCAGGAAGATTAAAATTCAAAAAAATGAATATCATATTATCATTGATTCAGAAAGAAAGATTAAAAGTAGGGTTTTTGATGTTTTGACTTATAAGTAAATTATGGATTTTAAGTAATGATGCAATTAAATGCATCATGTCGAATTAATTACAAAGAGATTCGAATGGAGATGAAACCTATGAAATGTCCCTATTGTAATGGTGAAATGGAGATAGGTATATTAGAAGGAGGAAGGTATCTTTTATGGGCGAAACAGCCACATAAAGTATCCTATCATCCTAAAGCAGGCGAAGTCTTACTAGGAGAAAAAGCGGTTAGTTCTATCAGAGTAGATTCTTATATTTGCAAGCAGTGTAAAAAGATTATCATAGATTATGCTAATCTTGATGATGTAAAAGAGGGATAGATAGTACATATTGATAGAATATTATGCAACAAAATTTAGGGGGGAATTTATGAAGAATTTTAAACGTTCTCGAAACCTATCGTTACTTGCTGGATTTCTTTTTATAATAAATACTATTTTGGCATTAGTAAGTACTCAATTTATTCTCGTACCAATTTTAGAGGCAATTGCAAGTATTTGTTTTTTTGCAGGTGCTTATGATTACCATAAGAAAATTACCAAGGATAATAAGGATTAAGGAAATGTACATTATTCATAAAATATGTATTAAGTGAGGTTATATAAATTTGCAAGGGGCGATTGTTTGGCTAAGCATGATTTTGGAATAATAGATTCTTTTGAAGAAAATAAGTGGTATAGCGATTATGAACCTGAAAAATACAATTGTATTTCGGTACATGATGACTTATTAGAAGAGATGATTATAAAGTATAATGAAGAACTAATGGCAATAAAAACATACCTTCAGGTTACAACTCAGCCAGGAAATGGATTGGATTATTGCGGGGTAACCCTCATCCCACCAGAATCCCTTAAACAATTTAGAGAGATTATTATCAAGGCAAATAGTTATTATCAATCGCAGGAACTTCAATCGCTTGTTGAAAAGGTATCTAATGCAATTAGTGAAAATAAATACTTAATTCACTACGGAATATAGTGTTTTGTATATAAGCATATGAATATGCAGGCTAATAGGGGGATTATCATGTTCGAATACATAAAATTGCAAAGAACAATGTGCTATGGAACTTGCCCTGTTTATAGTGTAACAGTAGATAACGAGGGCAATGTAAATTATCATGGAGAAATGTTTGTATATAAGAGCGGAGAGCAGCATTGGAAGATATCAAAGAAAAAGGTAGAACAATTAAATAACTTGATTGAGGATTTTGGGTTTAAGTCTTTCACATATGAACCAGGGGAGGAGTTCATTACAGACCAGCCTTCTTGTATTACTACAGTTAAATATTCTGATGGGCAAACTAAAGAAATTGACCATTACTATGGACACATTTTGATAGATGATAATTTGACCGCATTTGAAGAGAAGATAGATAGAATAATAGGCACTAAAAAATATGTAAATCCAAGGTTATACATATATCAGGTCGAAGAAAAGACTTCAGAAGCGTCAATTAGGTTTATAGTTATTTCTGCTTCTGAAATAGAAGCAATAGATTTAGTAGAAAAAGAATGTGATAAACAAGAAATATTGGAATGGAAGGTGCAGAAGATAGGGATTGCTACAGATGACTATTATGGACCCATAATAATTATGAAAAGTGTTTGATTAATGGTTGGTGAAATACTATGTAACCCATTGGTTATAACGGATTTGAAAAACAAATTCAAGAAATAAGTAATCATAGTATTTTAGGTAAGTGAAAAGTATGAGGAGAAAAGATAGAAAAAATAATAAACGTTGCCCTGAAAAAAATAAGTTTGTTCTAAAATCCCGTAGTAGATGCAGGATAATTCCTGATTTATTCCGGGATTTTTATTTTTAAGAGGCTGATAATTAAGGTGTAAGTTGCAAGTACAAAGGATAATATTCTTATTGACAAAAAAATAAATCTACACTATTATATGAGTATAATCGAATATAATCATATAGGAGGCGATGAATTGGATTTCATAGAAATATTTAAGGCATTGGGAGATGAAAATAGGATTAGAATATTAAATCTGTTAATAAGAGAAGAACTTTGTGTATGTGAAATAGAGACGATGCTAGGAATGACTCAGTCCAACGCTTCAAGACATTTAAACAAATTAAAAAGCGCAGGTATTATAACTAGTGATAAGAAGTCACAATGGGTTTATTATGGAGTAAATAACGAATTTATTAAGGAAAATAATTTGCTGTATGAATTTCTTAAAAACAAGATTAACGAAAATGTACAATACCTAAAAGATGTTGAAAGGCTTAAAAAATATAAAAGCAGTAACTTTACTTGTGAGCAATTAAGAGAAGATAAAAAGCAAGTTCTAAAGTTTCTTCGAAAGTAGCGTAAGAAGATGGAAGATGAAAAGTAGTATGGTATTGTTAAATACATTTTAGATACTTTTATTTCATATTATATGATTATAATCGAATATAATCATATATGTAAAAACAGATTAGATAGATTGGAGGCATTAAATTTGGATAGCGAAGAAGTAATAGAGAAAAAAAGGGGACTGGGCTTTTTCGAAAAATACTTAACATTATGGGTAATTGCATGCATCATAGCGGGAGTTGCCATAGGACAATTAATTCCTGCAATTCCTGAAACATTAAGTAAGTTTGAATATGCCAATGTATCCATTCCTGTTGCTATTCTGATATGGCTCATGATATACCCTATGATGCTGAAGATTGATTTTTCAAGCATTATCAAGGCAACAAAAAAACCGAAGGGACTTATAGTTACCTGTGCGACAAACTGGTTCATCAAGCCTTTTACCATGTATCTCATAGCAGCATTTTTCTTAAAGATAGTATTCATAAGATGGATTGGTCAAGATTTAGCGACAGACTATCTTGCGGGTGCAGTATTACTGGGAGCCGCACCATGTACCGCTATGGTGTTCGTATGGAGTTATCTGACAAAAGGCGACCCTGCTTATACATTAGTTCAGGTAGCGGTAAATGACCTGATTTTATTACTCGCATTTACTCCTATAGTAGCATTTTTATTAGGAGTAAGTAATGTAATTGTTCCTTATGATACACTATTTTTATCCGTTGTCTTGTTTGTTGTGATACCTTTACTTGGCGGATACTTATCAAGAAAATTTATTATAAAGCATAGGAGCGTAGAATATTTTGAAGATGTTTTTCTAAAGAAGTTTGATAATGTAACTATTGTAGGTTTGCTTCTTACTTTAATAATCATTTTCTCGTTTCAGGGTGAAATTATTTTAAATAATCCTCTGCACATTTTATTAATTGCTGTACCATTAATTATTCAGACATTTTTAATATTCTTCATCGCCTATGGATGGGCAAAGATATGGAAACTTCCCCATGATATTGCAGCACCTGCGGGAATGATTGGAGCAAGTAACTTCTTTGAACTTGCTGTTGCAGTGGCCATTTCACTTTTTGGGTTGGATTCTGGAGCCGCTCTTGCAACAGTTGTGGGAGTACTGGTTGAAGTTCCTGTCATGCTTGTACTTGTTAGAATAGCCAACAACACAAGGTATTGGTTTAAACAAACTGGTGAAAGGGGAAAATAAAACACATGAAAAAGAAGGTGGCATTTGTATGTGTTCACAATTCCTGTCGTTCTCAAATGGCAGAAGGTTGGGCAAAGAAATTGGGAAGTGATGTATTGGAAGCATATTCGGCGGGAACAGAAAATTATCCTGAAGTAAAACCACTGGCAGTACAGGTAATGGAAGAAGAAGGGGTAGATATGGGCGGATATCATCCAAAATTATTAAGTGATATTCCAGAAGAAGTAGATATTTTAATAACTATGGGTTGTAACGTAGTATGCCCTTATGTGCCATGCAGGTACAGAGAAGATTGGGGACTTGAGGACCCATCAGGTGGACCAATAGAGGATTACAGAAAAACAAGGAATATTATTAAAGAAAAAGTAATGGATTTGATACAGAGGGTAAAAAAACAAACAAATTTAATGAATATAAAAGAAGATGTTAGTGGAGAGAAAAATCCAAGCACTTTTTCTTTTAAGTCTTAAAGAAGAAGTGTACAAGAAGATGCTGGAGGAGATAAAAGACAATATAGACGATTATTTGAAACTTAAAAGAGATGTTGAAAAGTGTATGAATGTTGAAAGTTATCTTGTAGTTGCAGAAAATAGGGGGGAATTATATGAATATACTAACAATGTTATTTGGCTGGTTAAATGACCAATTATTAAAAATGAAATGGCTTTCAGAACTTATAAGGCTTCTTATGGAGAAAGTATTTGGCTTGTCGATTAATGATAGAATAGGTGGAAGTATTCACTTCTTTATCTATGATACTATTAAAATTTTTATTTTATTATCGGTATTAATTTTTATTGTATCTTATATCCAAAGTTATTTTCCACCAGAAAGGACTAAAAAGATACTCGGTAGAATAAAGGGTATAAAAGGAAATATACTTGGCGCACTACTTGGAACTATCACACCATTTTGTAGTTGTTCCAGTATACCGATTTTTATAGGATTTACTTCGGCTGGATTACCTTTAGGTGTAACTTTCTCTTTCCTGATTTCTTCACCGATGGTAGATTTAGCATCATTAATGCTTTTAATGTCATTTTTCGGTGCCAAAATTGCCATAGCCTATGTGGTTGTAGGTCTTATTCTTGCTGTTGTCGGAGGTACTTTAATTGAAAAGTTGGGACTTGAAAAATATGTAGAGGGATATGTTAGAGAGATAGAGAATGTAGATACTGATTTTATAGAAATGAGTCGTGATGAAAGAATTTCTTATTCAAAAGAACAAGTTAAGGATATTATCCATAAGGTATGGTTATATGTATTAATTGGGGTAGGGATAGGAGCAGCAATTCACAATTGGATTCCTCAATCAGTTATAGAAAATGTGATTGGAGAAAATAATCCATTTGCAGTTTTAATGGCTACAGTAGTTGGTATTCCTATGTATGCTGATATATTTGGTACACTACCAATAGCAGAGGCTTTATTTACAAAAGGAGTAGGAATAGGGACAATATTATCCTTTATGATGGCAGTAACTGCCTTGTCACTTCCTTCTATGATAATGCTTAGTAAAGTAGTAAAACCTAAACTTCTAGCAATCTTTGTATCCATTGTATCAGTAGGAATTATAATTATTGGATATCTATTTAATGCTTTTTCGTATATTTTCATATAAATAAATTAAATTAATCAATTGAGGAGGATAATTATGGTAATTAAAGTTTTAGGTTCAGGATGTGCGAATTGTAAAAAATTAGAGGCTAATGTTAACGAGGCTGTTAAAGAATTGGGAATTGAAGCCACAATTGAAAAAGTGCAAAATTTTAAGGACATTGCAGCATATGGTGTGATGAGAACACCCGCTTTGGTGGTAGATGAACAGGTTAAAATTGCAGGAAAAATTCCAACAGTGGAAGAAATAAAGAAGTATTTATAAGGAAAACCTAGTAGGGATTCAACCCAATTAGTGATTTTGAAGGAGGTAACATTCATGGATTGTTGTCAGTCACAAAATAATAACTGTATATGTAATACGAAATGCTGTGAAGATTTAAGACAGAGTCAAACTGAAGAAAAAAATGAAATAATAATTGATTTTTTATATTTAGACCTAAACATTTGCACACGATGTCAGGGAACAGATGCAGGGCTTGAAGAGGCCATTGCAGATGTGGCAAAGATACTTCAATTGACAGGGATAGAAGTAGTTGTGAACAAAATCCATATTGATAGTAAAGAAAAGGCAAAACAACATAGATTTATTAGTTCGCCTACTATACGAGTAAATGGAGAAGACATACAAATGGATGTCAAGGAATCTCTATGTGAATCTTGTGGAGATTTATGTGGCGATGAAGTTGATTGCCGAGTATGGGTGTATAAGGGAAAAGAATATAATGTTCCACCAAAAGCAATGATTATTGATGCCATCCTTCGTAAAGTATATAGTGATAAGAAAGCACGGTTGAATGATAGGGTTGATAAAGAAGCATATCAATTACCAGAAAATTTGCGGAGGTTTTTTGAGTCGATTGAGAAAAATAAAAAACCTGAATAATAAATGCTAGACTTTGTATCAAGATATAATAATAGGGTGGGTTTCAGAAGGTTTACGATAATGCTATTTTCAAGTATCGATAAGGTAAATATTATATCAACTCATCCAAATTACTAGTATATGATATTTAATGTAACATTGATTTATCAGGAAATTCAGTGGTTATTGGAAAAATAACCGAGACCATCAAAGAAAACAAATATTTAATTCGCTAGGGAATTTATTATACAGTTATGAAAATTAAGAGTAAAATGTAGTATAATATATAAAGGAATGTGAAAGCCAATGTGGGTCAATACCTTAACTTTAGAAACATTTTTTATAATAGGACTATTAGGATTTTTTAGAATGCTTTGGAGGATTAGTGGCCTTCCAAGGCATTTTTTCTTATTTTTTATAGCAATCAAGAAAAGTACAGAAAGAATGCCTAGACCTCGCCCCTTATCCCTCGAAACTTTCCCCAACTTATAAGAGTTTAAACTAAAGAGATAGTTCTATCCCTAGAACAATTTCTAAATTAGACTACAACATTTTTAGTAAAGCCCGCAAGGGGAACAATCCTATAACCTATTGAATTAATATTAAGTGTCATTAGTATTTGAGGTGTCGCGCGGTGCGGATTTTAGCCTTTTTATATAGCCATATAGCATTTTGATAATCTCAATTAACCTTTTATCTAGGGCATCATATTGTGTACTATTTATATAACCATTTTGATATGCAGTAATGAGATGGCTCCTGCATTCTCCCGCACTTCCTAATGCAATATTTGCGTGAACTATTTCTTTTTTTATAAACAACTGTGTATTTCCTTCTGCAAGATTTGCCCCTATACTCCTAACAGCCCGTACTAACTGGTCTGTAAGCCTAT is a genomic window of Acidilutibacter cellobiosedens containing:
- a CDS encoding thioredoxin family protein: MVIKVLGSGCANCKKLEANVNEAVKELGIEATIEKVQNFKDIAAYGVMRTPALVVDEQVKIAGKIPTVEEIKKYL
- a CDS encoding DUF2703 domain-containing protein, with amino-acid sequence MDCCQSQNNNCICNTKCCEDLRQSQTEEKNEIIIDFLYLDLNICTRCQGTDAGLEEAIADVAKILQLTGIEVVVNKIHIDSKEKAKQHRFISSPTIRVNGEDIQMDVKESLCESCGDLCGDEVDCRVWVYKGKEYNVPPKAMIIDAILRKVYSDKKARLNDRVDKEAYQLPENLRRFFESIEKNKKPE
- a CDS encoding DUF6438 domain-containing protein; the protein is MFEYIKLQRTMCYGTCPVYSVTVDNEGNVNYHGEMFVYKSGEQHWKISKKKVEQLNNLIEDFGFKSFTYEPGEEFITDQPSCITTVKYSDGQTKEIDHYYGHILIDDNLTAFEEKIDRIIGTKKYVNPRLYIYQVEEKTSEASIRFIVISASEIEAIDLVEKECDKQEILEWKVQKIGIATDDYYGPIIIMKSV
- a CDS encoding permease codes for the protein MNILTMLFGWLNDQLLKMKWLSELIRLLMEKVFGLSINDRIGGSIHFFIYDTIKIFILLSVLIFIVSYIQSYFPPERTKKILGRIKGIKGNILGALLGTITPFCSCSSIPIFIGFTSAGLPLGVTFSFLISSPMVDLASLMLLMSFFGAKIAIAYVVVGLILAVVGGTLIEKLGLEKYVEGYVREIENVDTDFIEMSRDERISYSKEQVKDIIHKVWLYVLIGVGIGAAIHNWIPQSVIENVIGENNPFAVLMATVVGIPMYADIFGTLPIAEALFTKGVGIGTILSFMMAVTALSLPSMIMLSKVVKPKLLAIFVSIVSVGIIIIGYLFNAFSYIFI
- a CDS encoding PF20097 family protein; translated protein: MMQLNASCRINYKEIRMEMKPMKCPYCNGEMEIGILEGGRYLLWAKQPHKVSYHPKAGEVLLGEKAVSSIRVDSYICKQCKKIIIDYANLDDVKEG
- the arsB gene encoding ACR3 family arsenite efflux transporter, which gives rise to MDSEEVIEKKRGLGFFEKYLTLWVIACIIAGVAIGQLIPAIPETLSKFEYANVSIPVAILIWLMIYPMMLKIDFSSIIKATKKPKGLIVTCATNWFIKPFTMYLIAAFFLKIVFIRWIGQDLATDYLAGAVLLGAAPCTAMVFVWSYLTKGDPAYTLVQVAVNDLILLLAFTPIVAFLLGVSNVIVPYDTLFLSVVLFVVIPLLGGYLSRKFIIKHRSVEYFEDVFLKKFDNVTIVGLLLTLIIIFSFQGEIILNNPLHILLIAVPLIIQTFLIFFIAYGWAKIWKLPHDIAAPAGMIGASNFFELAVAVAISLFGLDSGAALATVVGVLVEVPVMLVLVRIANNTRYWFKQTGERGK
- a CDS encoding arsenate reductase ArsC — translated: MKKKVAFVCVHNSCRSQMAEGWAKKLGSDVLEAYSAGTENYPEVKPLAVQVMEEEGVDMGGYHPKLLSDIPEEVDILITMGCNVVCPYVPCRYREDWGLEDPSGGPIEDYRKTRNIIKEKVMDLIQRVKKQTNLMNIKEDVSGEKNPSTFSFKS
- a CDS encoding ArsR/SmtB family transcription factor; this encodes MDFIEIFKALGDENRIRILNLLIREELCVCEIETMLGMTQSNASRHLNKLKSAGIITSDKKSQWVYYGVNNEFIKENNLLYEFLKNKINENVQYLKDVERLKKYKSSNFTCEQLREDKKQVLKFLRK
- a CDS encoding four helix bundle protein; this translates as MSENLYIKDFKSLKVWQKANVLEQDIRELVKGFPSCEQYRLTDQLVRAVRSIGANLAEGNTQLFIKKEIVHANIALGSAGECRSHLITAYQNGYINSTQYDALDKRLIEIIKMLYGYIKRLKSAPRDTSNTNDT
- a CDS encoding class I SAM-dependent methyltransferase yields the protein MDWNIVQLPVENIYDKLDISFTPFFKENIQLFKEIGYERILDIGCGYGKHSIYLAENNFNVTSIDINAQAIEWLKRYIDRKSISNITLIQADMNSLPFQDNYFDTVICTSVLHHQDFKQIENSISEIYRVLRRRGYFLFDFLSVEDDSFGIGEEIEKNTFVGSREGEENIPHHYTDVIELNELFNNFRKIKIQKNEYHIIIDSERKIKSRVFDVLTYK